The genomic region AATGAGGATTCAGCAAAGCAGCCCCCCGCTGCCGATCAGAGTCTGAGAATTTCCGAGCTGGAAAAAGAAGTTTCCGTACTCAATGACCAGCTTAAATCCACCCGTGATCAGCTTTTGCGGTCGGTTGCAGAATTCGACAACTACCGTCGCCGAAGCGAAACAGAAAAGCAGGATCTGATAAAATTTGGTGGTGAAGCCCTTATCAAAGACCTTCTCCCCTTTCTGGACGATCTGGAGCGGAGCCTGAATGTACCACAAGCCGATCCGGTTGTTTTTCGCGATGGGGTACGCCTGATTTATTCCAATCTGGTTAAAGCGCTCGATCAGCGGGGTGTCAAGCCGCTGGAAACCGTCGGGAAAAAGTTCAATGTTGATGAACACGATGCCCTTCTTCATATTGAAAAGGAGGGTGCAGAACCCGATACGGTCACCGAAGAAGTTCAAAAAGGCTATACTTACAATGGAAAAGTAATCCGCCATGCCAAAGTATTGGTGGCAAAATAGAGGTATCTGGTGACCAAAAGGGATTATTACGACATCTTAGGCGTAGGCAAATCGGCCACGGCCGATGAAATAAAAAAGGCTTACCGGAAACTGGCCATGCAATTCCACCCGGACCGGAATCCGGGCAATAAGGAGGCAGAAGAAAAGTTTAAGGAAGCCGCCGAAGCCTATGAGGTTTTATCTGATCAGGATAAACGGGCCAAATATGACCGGTTCGGCCATCAGGCCTTTGCACCGGGCAGTGGCGGGGCCGGCCCGCATGGCTTCAGTGATATCAATGACATTTTTTCGGCCTTCGGAGATATTTTCGGCGGGTCCGGTTTCGATGAATTTTTTGGTGGCCGCGGTGGCCGTGGCCGCCAACGTTACACCGGCGAGCCGGGCAGTGACCTGAAACTCAGACTGGCTCTGACCCTCGAGGAAATTTCGACCGGTGTCGAGAAAAAACTGAAGCTGAAACGGAACGTATCCTGTGACTCCTGCAACGGATCCGGAGCTTCCAACCCTTCCGATCAGCAAACCTGCCCAGTCTGTCAGGGATCGGGTGAAGTTCGCCAGGTTCAACGGAGTGTTTTCGGTCAATTTGTGAACATTTCGGCCTGTAACAACTGCAATGGATCGGGTAAAGTGATCAAAAATCCCTGCAAAGTCTGTAAGGGAGATGGTCGGGTCCAGGGTGAAACCACCATCAAAGTCAACATTCCGGCAGGGGTTTCAAACGGAAATTACCTCACCCTTCGGAATCAGGGTAACGCCGGTAAACGGGGTGGCCCCAGCGGAGATCTCGTTGTCCTGATTGAAGAAGAACCCCATGCCGTGTTCACCCGCGAGGGGAACGATATCCTTTGCGATGTGGAAGTCAGCATACCGGAAGCAATTCTGGGAACAGAAGTCGAAATACCGACGCTTTCCGGTCATGCGAAAGTCAAGATTGAGCCGGGTACTCCTTCTGGAAAACTACTCCGTCTCCGGGGAAAAGGGATTCCGGAATACGGGTCTTCACGGGTTGGAGACCAGATCATCCGTGTCAATATTTTCATCCCCAAATCGCTTTCTCAGAAGGAAAAAGACCTGATCCGGCAAATGGAAGCACTTGACGGATTTATCCCCGATTCGGCAAAAAACCCGGGGAAAGGCTTTTTCAGCAGGATGAAAAGCGCCTTTTCCTGATGAAAATCAGGGATCGACTGGCAGGATTCTCCTTCTGGCTTTCCGAGAAAATCGGATTGTCACTTACTGAATTCCGCTTTCTGGCCGGATTTGTACTACTGACCAGCATTGCCTTGTCTGTCTATGTCGTTTACAGAAACGAACAGATGACCAACGACACCCGTGCATTTGAAAAAGTGGATTCCATTTACCGGGTGATCACCTTGTCCGCCGATTCCCTGACCGGTTCGGAAAAGCCTGTCCTGCCACTAAAACCCGTCCTGAAAAAGGTCAATCTGAACACGGCCACACTTGCGGAACTGATGACCCTCCCCGGGGTGGGAGAGAAAACCGCTGAGGCCATCATCCGGTACCGGACCGAAGCGGGATGGTTTCAATCGGCGGCCGAACTGGAGAATATTCCCGGCCTTGGACCTAAAAAGATTTCAAAGATCCTTCCGGAACTGGTTCCAGACTCCCTCCTCTCGCCCTGATGCGGTTGCATTTATAAACCGGGCATTCTATTTTCGGATACAAGGAACTTATTTATTTATTCTGGAGTCAGGTCCCATGTCTGAAAGCCGTGATGGAAAAGGTAACATTTTCCTCAAAATCCTCATCGTCATCCTCGGAATTGCACTTATTTATGTGATTGTCTATCCCTGGCAGCAAAAACAGAGTTATCTGAAACTGGTTAAGCAATCACAGACCCGGATGGAATACCTCCGCAGCGGTCTTATCTATTACCTTATTGAGACAGGTAACTATCCCAACAGCCTCAATGAAATGGTTGACTTCATGAAGAACAACCCTCAGATTCTTGCAAAAAAGGACTCCATCTTTAAGGTCTTACCTGGCACCCGGCTGAACCTTGATTCCCTGCTGATTTCTCCTGTGACTCAAAAACAATTTGTTTACATAAACAGCGATACCTCAGCATTCAAAAAATACCTGTTATATTGCCCGGGCGGATCAGGCCGCATCGGCAGTCTGTCGGTTAACGACTCTGCCAATAAAGCCACCTGGGAATAAGCGTGTCTTCAAAAGTCCTCAACACGGGTCTCAATTTTTCGGGTAACCGCTTTTACCTGTCTGTGGCCAATTCCCTCATGCAGGATAAAGTGGCTATTACACTGGCATCCGGTGAAGTGGACTTTGACATCAACCGGGACTGGTTTCTGACGGGTGGTGATCAGTTTACCAAACCAATCACCACCGAAATTCAGAAGTATCTGGTCAATCATACCTCCCCGATTCTTTCTGTCACACTCGACCCGGCTCTGTATCTGTATACACGTATTCCCATCAATCACCGAAACCTGACGCAGGATGAGCTTGAGCGACTGGTGAATGAAGAAACTGAACGGATTACAGGTGATAAGCACAATCTGTTTATTTTCGAATGGCTCCCCCTTAAAAACAATCACATTCTGGTTTTCTGGATTCCTGCAGTGGTTGTCAGCCAACTTCAGATTCTGGCTTCCCGGCTCGGTAAAAAGCTCCACATCGTGGATTTTGAACCTCTTGCCATCATGAATCTGATGAATGACCGTCAGTTCATTCCGGGTGAAGACTCTATTCATCTGGTCATCGGCAATAAGGAAAGTGGTTTTAACCTGCTTGGATTTGATGAAAAGGAAGTGGTGTTATACGACCACTTTATCGGACATCCGGCAGAGGATATCCCCTTTTATGTTCATAAATGCCTGAATGACATGCAGATAAAACCGCGGTCGATTGCACGGATATTCTGGTATGGCAAATTCACAACACCCATTCTCTCCGGCATTCGGTCTGTAACAGGCCATCAACCGAAAAACCTGTTCGAGAACCTGAAAATCCTTTACCACCGGCATGCTGATACTTCCGCGTTTACCCTGGAAAATGCATTGCCCGGAATCGCAGTCAGTTACCGGACCGATGCCTGATCCGTGGAAGCTGAGGTTTCCCGGTGAATCACCTGCTTCTGCTCTCAACCGATCCATTCTGGCAACACCGTTGTCATGATATTCTGGCGTCTGATGATTTTCATCAGATCCATGAATCACAGCTTCCCTCTTCCACTTCGCGTTTCCCCGTACCACCCGACTTCATCATCGTCGAACGTCGACTTTTAAAGAATCAGATCAGTGCATACCTGAGTCTGATTATGGGACTTTTTGTGGAAACACCCGTCCTTGTCGCCCTTGATGAGCACAATGATGAAGAACTGATTACCTGTTTCAGGTCCGGAATTTTCGATGTGATCTACCGGGATTCCTCCGACATCATCATTCAGACCACTGTTCAGCGTGCAGTGGCGAAGCGGCGGGAATGGCAGGGCGTGCGCCAGCATATCGATCAGTTGAAACTGTTCAATACCAACCTTCAGAAGAAGATAGATGACCTCAGAAATGAGGTAAAGAATACCGAGAGCTTTACAGAATCCATTATGATGGCCCTCGGGGCTGGTCTTATCACCTTCGACATGTCGGGACGGATCACCTATGCCAACCCGTCTGCTGCGAATATTTTCGGGTGGACGGTGGTGAACCTGGTCGGCATGGAAATCAACCAGATTATGCCGATTGAAGCCAATCTCGGTCTGATTCTGGATGGAACCGAATTTGAAAAGCAGTATGAATGTGAGGCAATCCGGGCCGATGGAAAAAAACTGAAAATCGGGTACACCCTGTTCCCCAGGAAGAATAATCACAACGATGTGGTTGAAATGATCTGTATTTTCAGGGACCTGTTCGAACTGGAGAAGATCAGGGAAGAAAATCGCCGGCTCGAGAAAATCTTCACACTCGGGCAGATTGCCGCTGGTATTGCCCATGAGGTAAAAAATCCGCTGGCCGGCATTCAGAGCATTGTCACTGCCATTACACTGGATTATCCAGAACAGGATCCGCGACGAAACCAATTGCAACAGATTGCCCGGGAAGTAGAACGAATCAACAAACTGCTCGAAAACTCCTTTGCCTTTGCCCGGACCAAGAAACCCAACATGCTCAAGTCGGATATTCTTGAGGTCATTGCATCTGTTGAAAACCTGCAATCCATTGAGTTTCAGCGACGGGGTATTCTGATGACGGTCAACGAGATCAGTCCGATTCCCCGTTTCAGGTTCGATGCCGGTCAGATTCATCAGGTCATGTTAAATCTGATTATGAACGCGGCCGATGCCATGCCCTCCGGTGGCGTGATCAAAGTCCGGGTGGAACACCGGGTGTCACCCCGGCATGTGAAGGGATTTGTAATCATCGAGGTCAGTGACAGCGGAACCGGAATCCATCCCGAAGACATGAAGCACATCTTTGATCCGTTTTACACCACCAAACCACATGGTACCGGACTCGGACTTCCCATCACCTACAAGATTGTTCAGGACCACATGGGTAAGATTGAAGTAGACTCCGAGCTGGGAAAAGGTACCCGGTTTACGATTTATCTGCCTGATTAATCCTGCCTACTTGCGCCCGTTACCTTCCATTTACTATCTTAAATTGATTTTATCGGTACTTTTTGTATCTTGTTTAAAAATGGATACTTACGTGATCCGTTAAACCCGTGGGATAATTGATATATGAGTTTTGCAGGTAACCTGAAGGGCTGGGGAATCACTGAGATGCTTCAGTTGGTTCGGAACGGAAAGAAAACCGGTGCACTCCAGGTCACAAACGGAAACAATACAATCACCATCTATTTTAAAAATGGAATGGCGATTGCTGTCGATACCGGTGTGGGTGAAGCGCTGGGTTCTATCATGCTCCAGGAAGGGTTCATTTCGGTTCAGGATCTGGATGTTGCCATTCAGCTACAGAAAGCCCAGTACCGCGGCAAACGGATCGAGCAGATTCTGGTTGCACTCAAAAAGATTGAGTTACCGGTATTGGCAAAGGCCATCAGAAGACAGATTGAACTGATTGTGACCGATCTGATTCAGATGAAGGGTGGCAGCGTCAATTTCGAAGCAGATGCTGTTCCCAAATTCAATGCTCTCAGTACCGGCGTGGATATTCACGGCATGTTGCTTGGCGCAGCGGTTGTTGTCGATGAATTGTCGGTTATACGGGAATCCATTCCTAACAATGGTGTGATTCCGGTTAAGACTAAACGTGGCGAGGAAGAGCAGGAAGAGATTTCGCTGAAACTGAAGGAATGGAAAGTCTTTCTGGCCATTGACGGCATCAAGGATGTTAAAGCTCTGGCCACGAAATTAAAACTGGACGAATTTTACGTCATGAAGACCCTTCACTTTTTTGTAACAGAAAAGTGGGTCGAAGTGACCAAGGTGGAAGACAAGAGAAAGAAAATTCTTGTCGTTGATGATAGTCTGACCATTCAGAAAATGAT from Bacteroidota bacterium harbors:
- a CDS encoding nucleotide exchange factor GrpE, with product MAKKDKNQASQDQETINDHPGNEDSAKQPPAADQSLRISELEKEVSVLNDQLKSTRDQLLRSVAEFDNYRRRSETEKQDLIKFGGEALIKDLLPFLDDLERSLNVPQADPVVFRDGVRLIYSNLVKALDQRGVKPLETVGKKFNVDEHDALLHIEKEGAEPDTVTEEVQKGYTYNGKVIRHAKVLVAK
- the dnaJ gene encoding molecular chaperone DnaJ produces the protein MTKRDYYDILGVGKSATADEIKKAYRKLAMQFHPDRNPGNKEAEEKFKEAAEAYEVLSDQDKRAKYDRFGHQAFAPGSGGAGPHGFSDINDIFSAFGDIFGGSGFDEFFGGRGGRGRQRYTGEPGSDLKLRLALTLEEISTGVEKKLKLKRNVSCDSCNGSGASNPSDQQTCPVCQGSGEVRQVQRSVFGQFVNISACNNCNGSGKVIKNPCKVCKGDGRVQGETTIKVNIPAGVSNGNYLTLRNQGNAGKRGGPSGDLVVLIEEEPHAVFTREGNDILCDVEVSIPEAILGTEVEIPTLSGHAKVKIEPGTPSGKLLRLRGKGIPEYGSSRVGDQIIRVNIFIPKSLSQKEKDLIRQMEALDGFIPDSAKNPGKGFFSRMKSAFS
- a CDS encoding helix-hairpin-helix domain-containing protein produces the protein MKIRDRLAGFSFWLSEKIGLSLTEFRFLAGFVLLTSIALSVYVVYRNEQMTNDTRAFEKVDSIYRVITLSADSLTGSEKPVLPLKPVLKKVNLNTATLAELMTLPGVGEKTAEAIIRYRTEAGWFQSAAELENIPGLGPKKISKILPELVPDSLLSP
- a CDS encoding PAS domain S-box protein, whose translation is MNHLLLLSTDPFWQHRCHDILASDDFHQIHESQLPSSTSRFPVPPDFIIVERRLLKNQISAYLSLIMGLFVETPVLVALDEHNDEELITCFRSGIFDVIYRDSSDIIIQTTVQRAVAKRREWQGVRQHIDQLKLFNTNLQKKIDDLRNEVKNTESFTESIMMALGAGLITFDMSGRITYANPSAANIFGWTVVNLVGMEINQIMPIEANLGLILDGTEFEKQYECEAIRADGKKLKIGYTLFPRKNNHNDVVEMICIFRDLFELEKIREENRRLEKIFTLGQIAAGIAHEVKNPLAGIQSIVTAITLDYPEQDPRRNQLQQIAREVERINKLLENSFAFARTKKPNMLKSDILEVIASVENLQSIEFQRRGILMTVNEISPIPRFRFDAGQIHQVMLNLIMNAADAMPSGGVIKVRVEHRVSPRHVKGFVIIEVSDSGTGIHPEDMKHIFDPFYTTKPHGTGLGLPITYKIVQDHMGKIEVDSELGKGTRFTIYLPD
- a CDS encoding response regulator codes for the protein MSFAGNLKGWGITEMLQLVRNGKKTGALQVTNGNNTITIYFKNGMAIAVDTGVGEALGSIMLQEGFISVQDLDVAIQLQKAQYRGKRIEQILVALKKIELPVLAKAIRRQIELIVTDLIQMKGGSVNFEADAVPKFNALSTGVDIHGMLLGAAVVVDELSVIRESIPNNGVIPVKTKRGEEEQEEISLKLKEWKVFLAIDGIKDVKALATKLKLDEFYVMKTLHFFVTEKWVEVTKVEDKRKKILVVDDSLTIQKMIELALADSGFNLITATTGDAAIRAAQESNPDLILLDVMLPDITGYKVCRSIRDMSEEFKKIPILMLSGKDAEIDKNLGKYAGADAYMTKPFEASELLAKVKEHLGLAS